One genomic window of Psychrobacillus sp. INOP01 includes the following:
- a CDS encoding RNA polymerase sigma factor, translated as MKTFAGLRVHDIVQTYSDTLIRIAVQQTKNMSEAEDIVQEVYMTLMRQKKPFDSEAHLKAWLIKVIFNKCKDYFKSSRIKNTVPITEEMTFIAKEEQIVLPEIFELNHQERAIVYLHYYEGYTTEEIANLLEMKINTVGSKLRRVRMKLKIILEEGS; from the coding sequence TAGTGACACCTTAATACGAATTGCTGTGCAGCAGACAAAAAATATGTCTGAGGCGGAGGATATTGTTCAAGAGGTCTATATGACACTTATGAGACAGAAAAAGCCCTTCGATAGTGAAGCACATTTAAAGGCTTGGCTCATCAAAGTGATTTTTAATAAATGCAAGGATTACTTTAAGTCTTCTCGCATCAAGAATACGGTACCGATAACAGAAGAGATGACGTTTATTGCAAAAGAGGAACAGATTGTTCTCCCTGAGATTTTTGAGTTAAATCACCAAGAGAGGGCCATTGTTTATTTACATTATTACGAAGGCTACACGACTGAAGAAATTGCCAATCTATTAGAGATGAAAATAAACACGGTAGGCTCAAAGTTGAGAAGGGTACGAATGAAGTTAAAAATTATTTTAGAAGAAGGGAGTTAA
- a CDS encoding ATP-binding cassette domain-containing protein, with protein MGLISKPSEGDLYLFNQKNVEINSKQAMLLRRHKIGYLFQNYGLVEDETVKWNLNIALEYKNLSKNERLQKIKEALKVLHLEKLMDKQVYKLSGGEQQRIAMLKLYLQESQLILADEPTGSLDKENRDVIIQMLKDFKNEGKTIAIVTHDNYIAQTCSRVINL; from the coding sequence ATGGGATTAATCTCAAAACCATCCGAGGGAGATTTATATTTATTTAATCAAAAGAATGTTGAAATCAATTCAAAACAGGCAATGCTATTAAGACGTCATAAGATTGGTTATTTATTTCAAAATTATGGTTTGGTAGAAGATGAGACAGTAAAATGGAATTTAAATATTGCATTAGAGTACAAAAACTTGTCTAAAAATGAACGACTACAAAAAATTAAAGAAGCACTAAAAGTTCTCCATTTAGAGAAACTTATGGATAAACAGGTCTATAAGCTAAGTGGAGGAGAACAACAGAGAATAGCGATGCTAAAACTATATTTACAAGAAAGCCAACTCATATTAGCAGATGAACCCACAGGTTCTTTAGATAAAGAAAATCGGGATGTCATTATACAAATGTTGAAAGATTTTAAAAACGAGGGTAAAACAATCGCTATTGTTACCCATGATAATTATATTGCTCAAACTTGTAGTAGAGTCATTAATTTATAG